Proteins encoded within one genomic window of Candidatus Dependentiae bacterium:
- a CDS encoding VTT domain-containing protein: protein MINKTVLNKTVYIIVSCVVFWLLQAYTPLGHYFSLSFVQEKSGYFKSLVEYNYHLAVFAYMLVFIGSIAFSLPSSIILTLLGGYLFGALMGAFLSTIGVTVGASLAYIAYRLFFSDMLHQMYADRAKRFEKAMQEYGVSYLLMLHFSTVFPYFIINSVAALSRLSLVTVIWTTAVGFIPQGMVYAFAGKELGSIKTVSDVFSTEVVIAFILLILLACIPILLKKHKKTIEL from the coding sequence ATGATAAATAAAACTGTGTTAAATAAAACTGTATATATTATTGTTTCATGTGTTGTTTTTTGGTTATTACAAGCCTATACACCACTTGGACATTATTTTTCATTGAGTTTTGTGCAAGAAAAGAGTGGCTATTTCAAGTCATTAGTTGAGTATAATTATCATTTGGCTGTTTTTGCATATATGCTTGTTTTTATTGGATCTATAGCATTTTCTCTCCCTTCATCAATTATTTTAACATTATTAGGTGGTTATCTATTTGGTGCACTTATGGGTGCCTTTTTGTCGACTATTGGGGTAACTGTTGGCGCGAGTTTGGCATATATTGCATATCGTCTGTTTTTCTCTGATATGTTGCATCAAATGTATGCTGATCGTGCAAAACGGTTTGAAAAAGCGATGCAAGAGTATGGCGTGAGTTATTTATTGATGCTCCATTTTTCAACGGTTTTTCCCTATTTTATTATTAACAGTGTTGCGGCGCTTTCACGTCTTTCGCTTGTAACGGTGATCTGGACAACTGCGGTAGGATTTATTCCACAAGGTATGGTATATGCATTTGCGGGCAAAGAGTTAGGATCAATTAAAACCGTTTCAGATGTTTTCTCAACTGAAGTTGTTATTGCCTTTATATTACTTATTCTGTTAGCATGTATACCGATATTATTAAAGAAACATAAAAAAACAATTGAGCTTTAA
- a CDS encoding SufS family cysteine desulfurase → MYNNTVGPFMNIEQIRNQFPIFENKKDKPFIYLDNAATTQKPQMMIDAVVDFYTQHNANIHRGIYTFGEQATQLYEDARATVAQAIGAQPDEIIFVKNATEGINLIAYSWAMQHITQGDEILLTEYEHHANLLPWQRVAQKTGATLKFLPVHDDGTLAYEQLSKFVSNHTKLIACSALSNVTGAKTEVAILANYADKVGAKLLVDAAQVMAHDTIDVKKEKIDFLVFSGHKVFGPTGIGVLYIKKELQESMVPYQLGGGMVFDVDWHDANYLKTPQKFEAGTPPIVQAVGLAAALRWLQKQNMHDIQQHESALMKQLINGLQTISAIRILGPIEQLKKQGHLVSFVVDGMHAHDVAAFLSDYGIAVRAGHHCVQPLAKKWNIDASVRVSLACYNTSDEIDQLIKNMKKIKKV, encoded by the coding sequence ATGTATAATAATACAGTAGGGCCGTTTATGAACATTGAACAGATACGTAATCAATTTCCAATTTTTGAAAATAAAAAAGATAAGCCTTTTATATATTTAGATAATGCAGCAACTACGCAAAAACCACAGATGATGATTGATGCAGTTGTTGATTTTTATACTCAACATAATGCGAATATTCATCGTGGTATCTATACATTTGGAGAGCAAGCAACACAACTGTATGAAGATGCTCGTGCAACAGTTGCTCAAGCGATAGGTGCGCAACCTGATGAGATTATTTTTGTAAAAAATGCCACAGAAGGAATAAATTTAATCGCTTATTCATGGGCAATGCAGCATATAACACAAGGTGATGAGATACTGCTCACCGAATATGAGCATCATGCAAACTTGTTGCCTTGGCAACGTGTTGCGCAAAAAACAGGCGCAACGCTTAAGTTTCTGCCGGTACATGATGATGGAACTTTGGCATATGAACAGTTATCAAAATTTGTCAGTAACCATACAAAACTAATTGCATGCTCAGCCCTTTCAAATGTGACCGGTGCAAAGACCGAAGTTGCTATTTTAGCAAACTATGCAGACAAAGTTGGCGCAAAATTGTTGGTGGATGCAGCACAAGTAATGGCTCATGATACAATCGATGTAAAAAAAGAAAAAATTGATTTTTTAGTATTCTCAGGGCATAAAGTTTTTGGGCCGACCGGTATTGGTGTATTGTATATAAAAAAAGAATTACAAGAGAGTATGGTGCCGTATCAACTTGGTGGAGGCATGGTGTTTGATGTCGATTGGCATGATGCAAACTATTTAAAAACGCCTCAAAAATTTGAAGCCGGTACGCCTCCTATTGTACAAGCAGTTGGTTTGGCTGCTGCATTGCGATGGTTACAAAAACAGAATATGCATGATATTCAACAACATGAATCTGCATTAATGAAACAATTAATTAATGGCTTGCAAACAATTTCAGCAATACGCATTTTAGGCCCGATTGAACAACTGAAAAAACAAGGGCATCTTGTAAGCTTTGTTGTTGATGGTATGCACGCTCATGATGTTGCTGCATTTTTGAGCGATTATGGTATTGCAGTGCGGGCTGGGCATCATTGTGTACAGCCGTTGGCAAAAAAATGGAATATTGATGCATCAGTTCGTGTAAGTTTGGCATGTTATAATACATCTGATGAAATTGATCAATTAATAAAAAATATGAAAAAAATAAAAAAAGTTTAA
- the sufC gene encoding Fe-S cluster assembly ATPase SufC produces the protein MKNALEIHNLSISIENQHILHDVNLELKSGMVHALMGPNGSGKSTLALSLMGHPHYDIKSGSVFLHGKDILSLPVHKRAQQGLFLSFQQPYEISGVPIASFLKASYESIHGHINPKELKEKVLHYFDLLQMDHALYYRNLHEGFSGGQKKKLEMLQLLLLKPKVVILDEIDSGLDVDALQIVSHALAVAKQENSDLAIILITHYQRILNYIKPDYVHIMGNGTIVKSGDYQLAMHVEQHGYDGQINATG, from the coding sequence ATGAAGAACGCATTAGAGATACATAATCTTTCAATTTCAATTGAGAATCAACATATTTTGCATGATGTTAATCTTGAGTTAAAGTCAGGAATGGTGCATGCATTAATGGGCCCAAATGGTTCGGGCAAAAGTACCTTAGCGCTTTCGCTTATGGGGCATCCTCATTATGATATTAAATCAGGATCGGTTTTTTTGCATGGCAAAGATATATTGTCTTTACCGGTACACAAACGTGCGCAACAAGGTCTTTTTTTAAGTTTTCAACAACCGTATGAAATTTCAGGTGTTCCTATTGCTTCATTTTTAAAAGCATCGTATGAATCGATACATGGTCATATTAATCCCAAAGAATTAAAAGAAAAAGTTTTGCATTATTTTGATCTTTTACAAATGGATCATGCATTATATTATCGCAACTTACATGAAGGTTTTTCCGGGGGCCAAAAGAAAAAGTTGGAAATGTTGCAACTGTTGTTATTAAAGCCAAAAGTTGTCATTTTAGATGAAATAGATTCAGGGCTTGATGTTGATGCATTGCAGATTGTTTCGCATGCGCTTGCCGTTGCAAAACAAGAAAATTCGGATCTTGCGATTATACTTATTACTCATTATCAACGCATATTGAATTATATTAAACCTGATTATGTGCATATTATGGGCAATGGAACTATTGTCAAATCAGGTGATTATCAATTAGCGATGCATGTTGAACAACATGGTTATGATGGACAGATTAATGCAACAGGCTGA
- a CDS encoding NAD(P)/FAD-dependent oxidoreductase yields the protein MKFDYDIAIIGAGAAGITAAKTAVGFGKKVALIENNKIGGECTWTGCIPSKSLIKSAEIAHHITQANKWGISTDTAFDTEYVMDYLHSRIEKIYEHTTPESFEGLGITMFMQSCIFVDKHTLQFIDQTITAKHIIICTGSSPFVPNIDGLENVDYKTNEIFFNQKRLPKSLLILGGGPIGAEMASACNRLGVDVTMIEMQDNILSHEDTELVQILSEYMQDEGVCIKTGYKAVHAAQNGDQITLTCVDAQQNKHTFTAEQLLVAVGRKPNIEHLDLHNVNVEVTKKGIKTDKYMRTTTSNIYACGDVVGPYLFSHMAWQQAVIAVRNICIPIFKKSIDYRNVIWATFTAPELASAGLTEKQAIDKLGKKNVILYKQPYKTLDRAITDNAQIGMVKVVCDKRGNILGIHILGAHASDIIHEAQCAKWYNLKLQQLQPVIHAYPTYSELIWQAGKQAYIENLMRNPLVKIAKWFSCI from the coding sequence ATGAAATTTGATTATGATATTGCTATAATTGGGGCAGGTGCTGCAGGTATAACTGCTGCAAAAACTGCAGTTGGATTTGGCAAAAAAGTTGCATTGATTGAAAATAATAAAATTGGTGGTGAATGCACTTGGACAGGGTGTATTCCCAGTAAATCTTTAATCAAATCAGCAGAAATAGCACATCATATAACCCAAGCCAACAAATGGGGCATATCCACAGATACGGCATTTGATACAGAATATGTAATGGATTATCTTCATTCTCGAATTGAAAAAATATATGAACATACAACACCTGAATCATTTGAAGGTTTAGGCATAACAATGTTCATGCAATCATGTATATTTGTGGATAAGCATACCTTACAATTTATCGATCAAACTATTACTGCAAAACATATTATTATTTGTACCGGTTCAAGTCCTTTTGTGCCAAACATTGATGGGCTAGAAAATGTTGATTATAAAACAAATGAAATATTTTTTAATCAAAAGAGATTACCTAAATCATTGTTGATTTTAGGTGGTGGACCAATCGGTGCGGAAATGGCATCAGCATGTAATCGTCTTGGTGTTGATGTCACCATGATTGAAATGCAAGATAATATACTATCTCATGAGGATACAGAGCTTGTTCAAATATTATCAGAGTATATGCAAGATGAAGGCGTGTGTATTAAAACCGGTTATAAAGCAGTACATGCTGCGCAAAATGGAGATCAAATAACATTAACATGTGTTGATGCGCAACAAAACAAACATACATTTACTGCAGAACAGTTATTAGTAGCGGTGGGCAGGAAACCGAACATTGAACATTTAGATTTGCATAATGTTAATGTTGAGGTTACCAAAAAAGGAATTAAGACAGATAAGTATATGCGTACAACTACAAGTAATATATATGCATGTGGAGATGTCGTTGGGCCATATTTATTTAGTCACATGGCATGGCAACAAGCGGTAATTGCAGTGCGTAATATATGTATTCCTATTTTTAAAAAATCTATAGATTACCGCAATGTGATTTGGGCCACCTTTACTGCCCCTGAACTTGCCTCTGCAGGATTAACTGAAAAACAGGCAATTGATAAATTGGGCAAAAAAAATGTTATACTGTACAAACAGCCATATAAAACATTGGATCGAGCTATTACGGATAATGCACAAATAGGTATGGTAAAAGTGGTATGCGATAAAAGGGGTAATATATTAGGAATACATATTTTAGGGGCACATGCGAGTGATATTATTCACGAAGCACAATGTGCAAAATGGTATAATCTAAAATTGCAACAGTTACAACCGGTAATTCATGCATATCCTACGTATTCAGAATTGATATGGCAGGCAGGTAAACAGGCATATATTGAAAATTTAATGCGTAATCCATTGGTTAAAATTGCAAAATGGTTCTCGTGTATATAA
- a CDS encoding GspE/PulE family protein, translated as MQDRSVIQIVDALLHNAIERGASDIHLESCQDGLRVRLRIDGILYDHAFFDTMLMPQIISRIKVLAHIDIAQKRIPQDGKFQIADDERQIDLRISTFPTLFGQKMVIRILDPSEKTINIARLGMSSHVLSQFEQLLREPQGFFLVTGPTGSGKTTTLYAGLSHINTVDKNIITLEDPIEYHIEGITQGHIHPEAGFTFEKGMRSLLRQDPDIVMVGEIRDAQTARIAIQAAMTGHSVLSTLHTNDAPSVIMRLMDMGIEPFLINASLSGILAQRLVRLLCSACKTERNLTEKEQEFCDMHGIEMQTVCESQGCQDCFDVGHKGRIGIFELVTLNDAMRALISHNPSIDDIRAQAKRDGTVSLLYDGFEKVKQGDISLHELLRVVT; from the coding sequence ATGCAGGATCGATCTGTTATTCAAATTGTAGATGCACTTTTGCATAATGCAATTGAACGAGGTGCTTCCGATATTCATTTAGAATCGTGTCAAGATGGGTTGCGCGTTCGTTTACGTATTGATGGTATTTTGTATGATCATGCATTTTTTGATACTATGCTTATGCCTCAAATCATTTCGCGCATAAAAGTTTTAGCTCATATTGATATTGCTCAAAAACGTATTCCTCAGGATGGCAAATTTCAGATTGCTGATGATGAGCGACAGATTGATTTGCGTATTTCTACTTTTCCTACCTTGTTTGGTCAAAAGATGGTGATTCGTATTTTAGATCCGTCTGAAAAAACGATTAACATTGCACGGCTTGGTATGTCATCACATGTTTTATCGCAATTTGAACAGTTACTTAGAGAGCCGCAAGGGTTTTTTTTGGTTACCGGTCCGACCGGATCGGGTAAGACAACCACGTTATATGCAGGTTTATCACATATAAATACTGTTGATAAAAATATTATTACTTTGGAAGATCCAATTGAATATCATATTGAGGGCATTACTCAGGGGCATATTCATCCTGAAGCCGGCTTTACCTTCGAAAAGGGTATGCGTTCATTGTTGCGTCAAGATCCAGATATTGTAATGGTCGGTGAAATTCGTGATGCACAAACGGCACGCATTGCAATTCAAGCTGCAATGACAGGTCATTCGGTGCTGAGTACATTACACACGAATGATGCACCTTCGGTTATTATGCGTTTGATGGATATGGGTATTGAACCGTTTTTAATTAATGCAAGTTTGTCCGGCATTTTAGCGCAACGTTTGGTTCGTTTATTATGTTCTGCCTGTAAAACAGAGCGTAATTTAACTGAAAAAGAACAAGAGTTTTGTGATATGCATGGTATTGAGATGCAAACAGTGTGCGAATCTCAAGGGTGCCAAGACTGTTTTGATGTTGGGCACAAAGGTAGAATTGGTATTTTTGAATTGGTAACATTAAATGATGCAATGCGTGCATTGATTTCTCATAATCCATCAATTGATGACATTCGTGCTCAAGCAAAACGTGACGGTACCGTTAGCTTGTTGTATGATGGTTTTGAAAAAGTAAAGCAAGGTGATATTTCATTGCATGAATTATTGCGTGTTGTAACTTGA
- a CDS encoding SufD family Fe-S cluster assembly protein: protein MQQHDDWRFCKAPEFSFDPVGVSYEKQSFIDLSQGVGIYDTDDFIAAFPAIAQQYILNKTYHSYKHDHYALLAKDTCDRSYVLYVPSGVSFDMCIALPIVLSAQMQVNNLYIIVQQSSSITIAHDLLGRSINTISIFLEPYAQLTCIQKNKHAIQSYNHIVCYQQEYSLFKWYGWYEKTVYNHLQSILQGKHAHAHLYNGFVGSDDTTQWLKTMQHHQVGKTESVSVTKGLHRQQSHATHLGMIRIEKNAQQVVANQQSKFMLMDVTAQAHTIPSLEVLADDVQCAHGSAIGSFDKDILFYLQARGLSENDAMLLLEDAFFADVQPVV, encoded by the coding sequence ATGCAACAACATGATGATTGGCGTTTTTGTAAAGCGCCGGAATTTAGTTTTGATCCGGTTGGTGTGTCATATGAAAAACAATCTTTTATTGATCTGTCACAAGGTGTCGGTATTTATGATACAGATGATTTTATTGCAGCATTTCCTGCTATTGCACAACAATATATATTAAATAAAACATATCATAGTTATAAACATGATCATTATGCTTTATTAGCAAAGGATACTTGTGATCGTTCATATGTATTATATGTTCCTTCAGGGGTTTCTTTTGATATGTGTATTGCTTTGCCTATAGTGTTGAGCGCGCAAATGCAGGTTAATAATCTGTATATTATTGTGCAACAATCAAGTTCAATTACTATTGCGCACGATCTATTGGGTAGAAGCATTAATACTATTTCTATTTTTTTAGAGCCTTATGCACAACTAACGTGCATACAAAAAAATAAACATGCAATACAATCGTATAATCACATAGTTTGTTATCAACAAGAGTATAGTTTGTTTAAATGGTATGGTTGGTATGAAAAAACAGTTTATAATCACCTACAGTCGATATTACAGGGTAAGCATGCACATGCGCATTTGTATAACGGTTTTGTTGGCAGTGATGACACAACGCAATGGTTAAAAACAATGCAACATCATCAAGTTGGAAAAACCGAATCAGTTTCAGTAACAAAAGGTCTACATAGACAACAATCGCATGCTACACATTTGGGTATGATTCGTATCGAAAAAAATGCACAACAAGTGGTGGCAAATCAGCAAAGCAAATTTATGTTGATGGATGTAACTGCACAGGCGCACACAATTCCAAGTCTGGAGGTTTTGGCAGATGATGTGCAATGTGCACATGGAAGTGCAATCGGTTCTTTTGATAAAGATATTTTATTTTATTTGCAAGCGCGTGGTTTGTCAGAAAATGATGCAATGCTATTGCTGGAAGATGCTTTTTTTGCAGATGTTCAGCCGGTAGTATAA
- a CDS encoding CDP-alcohol phosphatidyltransferase family protein, whose translation MIEAHIRPKIQPLFDIIGSILNQCYVTPNMLTLCAFLCGISAGIAVVLHYLYLACILLCISGLCDILDGSLARLQNNAQPIGAYIDLISDRMVESAFIYGCAIAYPEHIHAYITFFIALLLHFTTFVAAGALFKNSGNKSMHYDSCLIERAEAFACFCAMLLLPNYMFWILSALNIGISASAINRFIKITQKNSSRD comes from the coding sequence ATGATCGAAGCCCATATAAGACCAAAAATACAACCGCTTTTTGATATCATAGGATCAATACTCAACCAATGCTATGTTACACCCAACATGCTGACTTTATGTGCATTTTTGTGTGGCATATCTGCCGGTATTGCTGTTGTATTGCACTATTTATATCTTGCATGCATATTACTTTGTATTTCAGGTTTATGTGATATTTTAGATGGTTCACTTGCTCGATTGCAAAACAATGCTCAACCAATAGGAGCATATATTGATCTCATTTCTGATCGCATGGTTGAATCTGCATTTATATACGGATGCGCAATAGCCTATCCGGAACATATACATGCATATATCACTTTTTTCATTGCACTGTTATTACATTTCACCACATTTGTCGCAGCGGGTGCATTGTTTAAAAACAGTGGAAATAAAAGTATGCATTATGACAGTTGCCTTATTGAACGCGCTGAAGCATTTGCCTGTTTTTGCGCAATGCTCTTGTTGCCCAACTATATGTTTTGGATATTAAGCGCTTTAAACATCGGCATTTCTGCTTCTGCTATAAACCGTTTTATAAAAATTACACAAAAAAATTCCTCGAGGGATTAA
- the sufB gene encoding Fe-S cluster assembly protein SufB, producing the protein MLNNMVMMDRLMQQADTIFYKVPKGLNRKIVTDISEQKNEPGWMTDFRLKALAIFESMPMPEWGPDLSGLNPNDIYYYVKPLQAQKQSWDDVPDDIKNTFIKLGIPQAEQKYLAGVGAQYESEVVYKSLRKTWAKKGVIFADMSSALHEYPELFKKHFATVVPARDNKFAALNSAVWSGGSFVYVPKGVHMDMPLQAYFRINAQQMGQFERTLIIADEDSFVHYVEGCSAPVYRQHSLHSAVVELIAHPRSKIRYTTIQNWSNNVYNLVTKRAIAKKNASVEWIDGNFGSKVTMKYPCIILQEPGAQGQVISIAVAGNGQSLDAGAKMIHLAPHTTSNIISKSISKDGGCASYRGLLKIVKGATHAKATVQCEALLLDSASRSDTYPTIDIQEKTAHIGHEASVSTINDEQLFYLMSRGFNDAQARALIVNGFIDAFVKELPMEYAVEINRLIAHEMEGSIG; encoded by the coding sequence ATGTTGAACAACATGGTTATGATGGACAGATTAATGCAACAGGCTGATACTATTTTTTATAAAGTTCCTAAAGGGTTAAACAGAAAAATTGTTACTGACATATCAGAGCAAAAAAATGAACCTGGATGGATGACTGATTTTCGACTCAAAGCATTAGCAATTTTTGAATCTATGCCGATGCCCGAATGGGGTCCTGATTTATCCGGATTAAATCCCAATGATATATATTACTATGTAAAGCCGCTTCAAGCTCAAAAACAATCATGGGATGATGTTCCTGACGATATAAAAAATACATTTATTAAATTAGGTATTCCACAAGCTGAACAAAAATATTTAGCCGGAGTGGGTGCGCAATATGAATCGGAAGTGGTATATAAAAGTTTACGCAAAACATGGGCAAAAAAAGGGGTTATTTTTGCTGATATGAGTTCTGCATTGCATGAGTATCCTGAACTATTTAAAAAACATTTTGCCACAGTCGTACCTGCACGGGACAATAAATTTGCAGCATTGAATTCTGCAGTGTGGTCAGGTGGTAGTTTTGTGTATGTACCAAAAGGTGTGCATATGGATATGCCATTACAGGCTTATTTTAGAATTAATGCACAACAGATGGGTCAATTTGAACGGACACTTATTATTGCCGATGAGGATAGCTTTGTACATTATGTCGAAGGGTGTAGCGCACCGGTGTATCGTCAACATTCTTTGCATAGTGCAGTTGTTGAACTTATTGCTCATCCAAGATCAAAAATTCGTTACACTACAATTCAAAATTGGTCTAACAATGTATATAACTTAGTAACTAAACGTGCCATTGCAAAAAAAAATGCATCTGTTGAATGGATTGATGGTAATTTTGGTAGTAAAGTTACCATGAAATATCCATGTATTATTTTGCAAGAGCCCGGTGCTCAAGGTCAAGTGATTTCTATTGCTGTTGCAGGCAATGGTCAATCTCTTGATGCCGGAGCAAAAATGATACATTTGGCACCACATACAACTTCAAACATCATTTCAAAATCAATTTCAAAAGATGGCGGTTGTGCAAGTTATCGCGGATTGCTCAAGATTGTCAAAGGTGCAACTCATGCAAAAGCAACGGTGCAATGTGAAGCGTTATTGTTAGATAGTGCATCGCGTTCGGATACTTATCCAACTATTGATATACAAGAAAAAACTGCACATATTGGCCATGAGGCATCTGTGAGTACGATTAATGATGAACAGCTTTTCTATCTTATGTCTCGTGGTTTTAATGATGCACAAGCACGTGCATTAATTGTAAATGGCTTTATTGATGCATTTGTTAAAGAGTTGCCGATGGAATATGCCGTTGAGATAAATCGTTTAATTGCGCACGAAATGGAAGGATCAATTGGCTAA
- a CDS encoding FUN14 domain-containing protein, which yields MSMSSEQGMMPEAIQGVTEKVSGAFESAKEAAKSNTLVERFHEWKYTLLDWGIYLGIGFIVGFLIKKYLKYILLLVLFIVSLVILEQFDVLHLTIDWAKIQELFNVRPASTAFDAQVLSSYIDWVKANFAIVLSTSIGFILGLRLG from the coding sequence ATGTCAATGTCAAGTGAACAAGGAATGATGCCTGAAGCTATACAAGGTGTTACAGAAAAGGTTTCCGGAGCGTTTGAATCAGCAAAAGAGGCTGCAAAATCAAATACTTTAGTTGAGCGGTTTCATGAGTGGAAATACACATTGCTCGATTGGGGAATCTATTTGGGGATTGGATTTATAGTAGGTTTCTTAATTAAAAAATATCTAAAGTATATTCTATTATTGGTTTTGTTTATTGTTTCATTAGTTATTTTGGAGCAATTTGATGTGTTACATTTAACCATTGATTGGGCTAAAATCCAAGAATTATTTAATGTAAGGCCGGCATCAACCGCATTTGATGCACAGGTACTCAGTTCATATATTGATTGGGTAAAAGCAAATTTTGCTATTGTTTTAAGTACATCTATTGGGTTTATCCTTGGATTAAGATTAGGATAA
- a CDS encoding DUF6629 family protein: MCYSAQASFIAATYLTTIGILCIKKNKIKHAILFACIPVVFALQQISEGLLWMSFPRDWPMIQSITPYIFLLFAFFVWPIYIPTSIAFLEKKSLRKKHLILLSMLGIIVSLYLYSYIALYGASAEALNCHIYYNVSIPASENKIGTLLYLLTTVAPFFVSSLSYMHIFGFVLLLSYIISYQFYFIHLISIWCFFAAVLSSLAYVIIVQLNNKKS; the protein is encoded by the coding sequence ATGTGTTACTCAGCGCAAGCCAGCTTTATTGCTGCAACCTATTTGACCACTATCGGCATATTATGTATTAAAAAAAATAAAATTAAGCATGCTATCCTATTCGCTTGTATTCCGGTTGTGTTTGCATTGCAACAAATCTCTGAAGGATTGTTATGGATGAGTTTCCCTCGTGATTGGCCGATGATACAATCTATTACCCCTTACATTTTTTTATTATTCGCATTTTTTGTTTGGCCTATCTACATACCAACAAGTATTGCATTCCTTGAAAAAAAATCGTTACGCAAAAAACATCTCATACTACTCAGCATGCTCGGCATTATTGTATCGCTCTATTTATATAGTTACATTGCACTGTATGGAGCATCGGCTGAAGCACTTAATTGTCACATTTATTATAATGTAAGTATTCCGGCATCAGAAAATAAAATCGGCACCCTACTTTATTTATTAACAACTGTTGCGCCATTTTTTGTATCATCGCTTTCTTATATGCATATATTTGGTTTTGTGCTCTTGCTTTCATACATTATTTCATATCAATTTTACTTCATACATCTAATTTCAATATGGTGCTTCTTTGCAGCAGTTTTGAGCAGTCTGGCTTATGTGATAATTGTGCAACTTAATAATAAAAAATCATAA
- a CDS encoding HU family DNA-binding protein: MNKAELVESMAKVTSLPKSTCKECLEAFITTVGGALKKDKTVVLTGFGTFKVMKRKSRVGVNPATGKKMTIPAKKVPKFSPGKALKDLI; this comes from the coding sequence ATGAATAAGGCAGAATTAGTTGAAAGTATGGCTAAAGTAACTAGCTTGCCAAAATCAACTTGTAAGGAATGCTTAGAAGCATTTATCACAACTGTTGGTGGTGCTTTGAAAAAAGACAAAACAGTTGTTTTAACTGGTTTTGGTACTTTTAAAGTAATGAAAAGAAAAAGCCGTGTTGGTGTGAATCCAGCAACTGGTAAAAAAATGACTATTCCAGCTAAAAAAGTTCCTAAATTTAGCCCAGGAAAAGCTCTTAAAGATTTGATCTAA
- a CDS encoding methylated-DNA--[protein]-cysteine S-methyltransferase codes for MFVHLISSKKFHNNFLYAIEIQTVVGPMIAVADEQDLCLLSFLDAKNVADEVQRLCRMRSSNITLGYTEPIVSIQQELKEYFQHGLADFKTPISLFDSLFYQTVWQALQVIPFGQTCSYKQIAQAIKHPSAFRAVARANAANRYAILIPCHRVINADGALGGYSGGIERKKWLLYHEEQLAIHIK; via the coding sequence ATGTTTGTTCATCTTATTTCTTCAAAAAAATTTCATAATAATTTTCTCTATGCAATTGAAATACAAACAGTTGTTGGTCCTATGATTGCAGTTGCAGATGAACAAGATCTTTGTTTATTATCATTTTTAGATGCTAAAAATGTGGCAGATGAAGTGCAACGCCTATGTAGAATGAGATCTTCAAATATAACATTGGGGTATACAGAGCCTATAGTGTCGATTCAACAGGAATTAAAAGAATATTTTCAACACGGTTTGGCAGACTTTAAAACTCCGATCTCTCTATTTGATTCACTCTTTTATCAAACAGTTTGGCAAGCGTTGCAAGTGATTCCTTTTGGGCAGACATGTTCTTATAAGCAGATAGCTCAAGCAATAAAGCATCCATCTGCATTTCGTGCGGTTGCTCGTGCTAATGCCGCTAATCGATATGCCATTCTCATTCCGTGCCATCGGGTCATTAATGCCGATGGAGCTCTTGGAGGGTATTCAGGGGGAATTGAAAGAAAAAAATGGCTATTATACCATGAAGAACAGCTGGCTATACATATAAAATAA